DNA sequence from the Fimbriimonadaceae bacterium genome:
AGGCGCGCGGCGACCTTGTCGCAGAAAGCCTTGTGGGTGCTACGCAGTACTCCCGGTGTGACCTCGGTGCTTGTCGGCATGCGTTCGCCGACCTACGTAGACGATGCCTTCCAGATGCTGCAATGGGACACCGTGTCGCAGCCGCAGCATGTCTACGAGACCTGCGCCGGAAAGAAGTAGCTTGCCTCGTTTGCTCGATTTGATTATTCTGTGCCTCATTCGATCCACGAATCCACTCTGCGCCGGAGGTTTCCATGAAATGTTTGCGCCCGTTCGCCCTGCTCGGTCTGTGTGCCGTCGCTGCCCTCCTGTTCCTTGACGGCTGCGCGAGCAAAGCGGGAACCAGCGGAGGAAAGACGGTGACGCCGTCCAAGCCGCGTGTCGAGGAGCAGGTGGCCGCCGCACCGGTCCAGGAAATTCCCCCCCCGCCGGAACCGACGCCCGTTCCGTTGCGCTCGGTGGAGATGGCCGCACGCAACGCGACCGGAGAGCACAATATTCCCTTTCCCGATGTGTTGTTCGACTTCGATCAATACGTATTGCGCGACGATGCCCTGACTGCGGTGGAGGACAATGCCAAACGCTTGAGAGACCACCATGTCACCAAGGTGCTCCTGGAAGGCCGCTGCGACGAAATCGGCACCTCGGAATATAATTTGGTGTTGGGTGAACGGCGCGCCCTCTCGGTCAAACGGTACTTGGAATCGCTGGGCATGAGTCAACTGCAGGTCGATGTCACGAGTTACGGCAAGGATCGCCCCTTGTGTTTGCAGCACAACCCGGTCTGCTGGCAGAAAAATCGGAGCGTCCACTTCGTCGTCAAAGAGTAGCGCCTCGTTCGTGAAGGTTCCGTCGATGGCGGCATGCACCGAACCCGGTCATGCCGCCGCGTTCGTTCTCTTCCCTTCGCAGACGTAACACACAATTTACGATCGTCTAACCTGCCTGGAACGCGGAGCGCGTATCGTCCTGTGTCAACCATCGGTTCTGGATGCGGAGGTATCGGACCGGGTGGGAAACAGATCAGGGAGGTTATGCGTATGGTTACAGTCAGTCAGTTGATGACGACACAGCTGGTGACGGTCCCGGTCGGCACGTCGGCGGCGGACGCCGCCAGAGTCATGAATGAACGGCATGTCGGGAGCGTGTTTATCGAGCAGGACGAGCGTGTGGTCGGCATTGTGACGGAGTCCGACATCGTGCGCAAAGTCGTCGGAGAGAATCAGCCGGTGCATTACGTGCCGGTGGAATCCATCATGAGCAGCCCCGTCATCAGCCTGGATGAGCGTCGCTCGATCACCGAAGCGGCCGATCTCATGCAACATCACCACACGAGGCATCTGGGTGTGTTAAAGAGCGGCGCGATCGTCGGCGTGCTCTCGGTTCGCGATCTGTTGCAGCCGGTGTCGGTGGACGAGTTTTAACTCGCCACCGCATCGAGGCTCTCCATCGACGGTGTCCCGACTCCAGGCTCGTCGGACTCTTCCCCTATTCGTTTCCATCATCCGGTCTCTCCCCTACCCTGGCGGCTCGCACTACTCTCTCCTGCCGTTCGGGCACATGTCTCGGACATCGTTCACGCTCACGAGGCGATGCGCAAGCGGCAGTCTGTGGCCGGATCGGCGGTACGGGCAAATTTGGCGAGTCGAACGACGCGCGTTAGGACGCCTGGAGCTTGTACCCGATGCCTCGAATCGTGACGACGAGTCGGGGCTTGGAGGGATCCGCCTCGATCTTCTGACGCAGGGAGTGAATATGGACATCCAGCGCATGTTCTTCGAGGGCGTAATCTTCTCCCCAGACGCGATTCAACAATTCCTGTCGGGACAGCACAACGCCGGGCGAGAGCAAAAACTGATGAAGGATACGAAATTCTTTCGGCGTGAGCTCGACCAGTGTTCCTCCGACCTTCACCTCATGGCGCGCGGTATCCATCGCGAGGCTTTGGGCACGAAGCACAGATGGAGCGGCCGCCGGCATCTGTTGTCGACGCAGGATCGCCCGGATATGCGCCAGCAGTTCTCGGGAGTGCGGAGAACAAAACACGAGGTCGAATCCGGACTCCAACTCGGTGAGGCATTCATCTTGGCCGCAGGATTTGTCGAACGGTTGCAGAACAATGATGGGGACGGTAGAAGGAAACTGATCTCGACGGCCGCCCTCCGTCACGAGGAGCTGTCGATCCAACAGAATCAGGACCGGACGCCGCTGCCGAATCTCGCTGAGCGCGGAGGCGATGGTCGTCACCACGCAAGTCGGATAGCCGTTCATCTCGAGCCATTTCCCCAGCAGGCCGGTCGCTGCGTGGTCGGCGCTCACCAACAGCAGCATGTTCTCCCTGTCGGTCATGTGTCTGAACCCTCCTGTATCGCGATCGACTATGGCCCCGCGAGATTGTTCGACGGTAATCGACATGTTACGTGCGCGTAAATTTTTCCGTCGTCCGACTCTTCCCAATGGCTGTTTACATAGTCTTAACCAGGCGGTGACAGGGCTGTCACGAAGCGCACCGATAGTGCGCCCGTGAAATCGTCCGGTTTTCTTACCAGTACTGCGGGCGAAGATCACGCGCCACACGGTACAAGCATCACACTAGGAGGAGGCTTGAATGAAGTACGGGGGGATGTGTGTGTTACAAAGGTCTGCGGCGACGATCGGTATCGCCGGCGCGCTCCTGTTCGGGCCGTTGCAAACACCGGCCGGTGCGAGCGACGTCGCGCCGACGGTAGTCGCCCAAGGGCCCGTTCGATCCAGCCAGGCGCTCTCGGCTATGGAGGCGGCGCCGCAGGCGATACCCACGGCGAACAGCACCGACCGGGAAACATCGGGACAGCGCCTCTCAATCGAGAGTACGTCTCTTGAAAGTCTGTTGCTCGAGAAGGGGGTGATTACCCAAGAAGACTGGATCCGCCTCAAGGCCGAAGAGGAACGTCGTATTTTCGAGCAG
Encoded proteins:
- a CDS encoding response regulator transcription factor produces the protein MTDRENMLLLVSADHAATGLLGKWLEMNGYPTCVVTTIASALSEIRQRRPVLILLDRQLLVTEGGRRDQFPSTVPIIVLQPFDKSCGQDECLTELESGFDLVFCSPHSRELLAHIRAILRRQQMPAAAPSVLRAQSLAMDTARHEVKVGGTLVELTPKEFRILHQFLLSPGVVLSRQELLNRVWGEDYALEEHALDVHIHSLRQKIEADPSKPRLVVTIRGIGYKLQAS
- a CDS encoding CBS domain-containing protein → MVTVSQLMTTQLVTVPVGTSAADAARVMNERHVGSVFIEQDERVVGIVTESDIVRKVVGENQPVHYVPVESIMSSPVISLDERRSITEAADLMQHHHTRHLGVLKSGAIVGVLSVRDLLQPVSVDEF
- a CDS encoding OmpA family protein → MKCLRPFALLGLCAVAALLFLDGCASKAGTSGGKTVTPSKPRVEEQVAAAPVQEIPPPPEPTPVPLRSVEMAARNATGEHNIPFPDVLFDFDQYVLRDDALTAVEDNAKRLRDHHVTKVLLEGRCDEIGTSEYNLVLGERRALSVKRYLESLGMSQLQVDVTSYGKDRPLCLQHNPVCWQKNRSVHFVVKE